One Phenylobacterium hankyongense DNA segment encodes these proteins:
- a CDS encoding aminotransferase class IV, which translates to MSDDWTTDRGFTLGHGLFETVLFEAGELQDLAAHLDRLRRGCAVLGLPPPDPQACESALRAAVAALPQPARRAAVRLNWSAGVGHRGLNAPDPLRPRLSASAAATPSPPAAMTLRTVEVRRNEGSPASYVKSLSYLDNVLARGEATRAGADEALMLNNRGEIACAAAANVFWLSESRLCTPAIACGVLAGTMRARVLAWWRAQGWPAAEVRQGAKALAGAEGIFLTNSLLGVCPVSEHDGRELGWPEQLSRLRAEVSA; encoded by the coding sequence GTGAGCGATGACTGGACCACCGACCGCGGGTTCACCCTCGGCCACGGCCTTTTCGAGACGGTGCTGTTCGAGGCCGGCGAGTTGCAGGACCTCGCCGCGCACCTCGACCGGCTGCGGCGCGGCTGCGCGGTCCTGGGCCTGCCGCCGCCGGACCCGCAGGCCTGCGAGTCCGCCCTGCGCGCGGCGGTCGCGGCCCTGCCGCAGCCTGCCCGCCGCGCCGCCGTCCGTCTCAACTGGAGCGCGGGCGTCGGACACCGCGGGCTCAACGCGCCGGATCCGCTGCGGCCGCGCCTGAGCGCCAGCGCCGCGGCCACGCCATCGCCGCCGGCGGCGATGACGCTGCGGACGGTGGAGGTCCGCCGCAACGAGGGCTCGCCGGCGAGCTATGTGAAGAGCCTCTCCTACCTGGACAATGTGCTGGCGCGGGGCGAGGCGACGCGGGCCGGCGCGGACGAGGCGCTGATGCTGAACAACCGCGGCGAGATCGCCTGCGCGGCCGCTGCCAACGTCTTCTGGCTGTCAGAGAGCCGCCTCTGCACGCCGGCGATCGCGTGCGGAGTCCTGGCCGGGACCATGCGGGCCCGGGTGCTCGCCTGGTGGCGCGCGCAGGGCTGGCCCGCGGCCGAGGTCCGGCAAGGTGCGAAAGCGCTCGCCGGGGCCGAGGGGATCTTCCTGACCAACAGCCTGCTGGGGGTCTGCCCGGTGTCGGAGCACGACGGTCGCGAACTGGGCTGGCCCGAGCAGCTCTCCCGCCTGCGGGCCGAAGTCAGCGCCTGA
- a CDS encoding ureidoglycolate lyase, translating to MREVIPQPLTADAFAPFGEVIEASDRAEQIAINYGFTTRFNDLADVDVGDEGGRAIVSLFRARPLDPPRLKIFERHPLGSQAFVPLQGRPYLVAVAPPGGFDPAAVQVFRAAAYQGVNYRKGVWHHFLLALEAESDFLVIDRAGPGENLDEIDLAEPDQILVRP from the coding sequence ATGCGCGAGGTGATCCCCCAGCCGCTCACCGCCGACGCCTTCGCCCCGTTCGGCGAGGTGATCGAGGCCTCCGACCGCGCCGAGCAGATCGCCATCAACTACGGCTTCACCACCCGCTTCAACGACCTCGCCGACGTCGACGTGGGCGACGAAGGCGGGCGGGCGATCGTCAGCCTGTTCCGCGCCCGGCCGCTCGACCCGCCGCGGCTGAAGATCTTCGAGCGCCATCCGCTCGGCAGCCAGGCCTTCGTGCCGCTGCAAGGGCGGCCCTACCTCGTCGCCGTGGCGCCGCCGGGCGGCTTCGATCCCGCCGCCGTGCAGGTGTTCCGCGCCGCGGCCTATCAGGGGGTCAACTATCGCAAGGGCGTCTGGCACCACTTCCTGCTGGCCCTGGAGGCGGAGAGCGACTTCCTGGTGATCGACCGCGCGGGCCCCGGCGAGAACCTCGACGAGATCGACCTCGCCGAGCCCGACCAGATCCTGGTCCGCCCATGA
- a CDS encoding ThuA domain-containing protein, producing MKRSLSLALGALALAAVSPAAAQTAAKPAAKPALDVHGQPFPRIPGQNLDGLRVYIRAGLKTHQAGQHDYPQFLADFSKVLTQHGAVVDGSFHAPSAAELANTDVVVMYKGDAGFMTAAQREALQAFIKRGGGIVTIHDVLCGPDPAEFASYVGGGKKHGQVNYTLEAKVPYTIVDKANPIMQGMTEMTLNDEAFYLMTWSQAPKIHVLATTVIDNTPSAKGHAGEVVPQIWTYEHTVAGGKPARAFVWMQGHNYANISNPQIEGMLLRGISWAGKHPVNELVDYKQPAPEPRPNRQ from the coding sequence ATGAAGCGTTCCCTCTCGCTGGCGCTCGGCGCCCTGGCGCTGGCGGCCGTCAGCCCCGCCGCGGCGCAAACCGCGGCCAAGCCCGCCGCCAAGCCGGCGCTGGATGTCCACGGCCAGCCGTTCCCGCGCATTCCGGGCCAGAACCTCGACGGCCTGCGGGTCTACATCCGCGCCGGCCTGAAGACCCACCAGGCGGGCCAGCACGACTATCCGCAGTTCCTGGCCGACTTCTCCAAGGTGCTGACCCAGCACGGCGCGGTGGTCGACGGCTCGTTCCATGCGCCCAGCGCCGCCGAGCTCGCCAACACCGACGTGGTCGTCATGTACAAGGGCGACGCCGGCTTCATGACCGCCGCCCAGCGCGAGGCCCTGCAGGCCTTCATCAAGCGCGGCGGCGGCATCGTCACCATCCACGACGTGCTCTGCGGGCCTGACCCGGCCGAGTTCGCCTCCTACGTGGGCGGCGGCAAGAAGCACGGCCAGGTGAACTACACCCTGGAAGCCAAGGTGCCGTACACCATCGTCGACAAGGCCAACCCGATCATGCAGGGCATGACCGAGATGACGCTGAACGACGAGGCCTTCTACCTGATGACCTGGTCGCAGGCGCCGAAGATCCACGTGCTGGCCACGACGGTGATCGACAACACGCCGAGCGCCAAGGGCCACGCCGGCGAAGTGGTGCCGCAGATCTGGACCTACGAGCACACGGTCGCCGGCGGCAAGCCGGCCCGCGCCTTCGTGTGGATGCAGGGCCACAACTACGCGAACATCAGCAACCCGCAGATCGAAGGCATGCTGCTGCGCGGCATCTCCTGGGCCGGCAAGCATCCGGTCAATGAACTGGTCGACTACAAGCAGCCGGCGCCCGAGCCGCGCCCGAACCGCCAATAG
- the guaD gene encoding guanine deaminase → MSRQAYRAALVHMLDDPCRAPAAEACAYHTDGLLVVEDGHVAAFGAYEDLAPALPAGTPVEALSGRLITPGFVDAHTHYPQTDVIAAWGSQLLGWLNNHTFPAEQAFADRAHADEAAGFFLDQLLRNGATTALVFCTVHKTSVEALFDAALARNMRLIAGKVLMDRNAPPALCDTVETGRADTEALIRAWRGRGRLGYAVTPRFAVTSSEAQLAMAGEVAAAHPDVLVHTHMSENLDEVARVGELFPGHRDYLDVYQRFGLLTDRSVFAHCVHTSEDALRRMVGAGAAAAFCPSSNLLLGSGLFSLRQACACGVTVGLGTDVGAGSSFSLLHMMGEAYKVGQLRGEGLDPLHAFYLATLAGARALKLDDKVGNLAPGKEADFLVLDLAATPLLARRMAAAKTLADKLFVLSILADDRVVERAYLAGALAHARDGDLRR, encoded by the coding sequence ATGAGCCGCCAGGCCTACCGCGCCGCCCTGGTCCACATGCTGGACGACCCCTGCCGCGCGCCGGCGGCCGAGGCCTGCGCCTACCACACCGACGGTCTGCTGGTGGTCGAGGACGGCCATGTAGCGGCGTTCGGCGCCTATGAGGACCTCGCGCCCGCCCTGCCCGCCGGCACGCCGGTGGAGGCCCTGTCCGGCCGGCTGATCACCCCGGGCTTCGTCGACGCCCACACCCACTATCCGCAGACCGACGTGATCGCCGCCTGGGGCTCGCAGCTCTTGGGCTGGCTGAACAACCACACCTTCCCGGCCGAGCAGGCTTTCGCTGACCGCGCCCACGCCGACGAGGCCGCCGGTTTCTTCCTCGACCAGTTGCTGCGCAACGGCGCCACCACCGCCCTGGTGTTCTGCACCGTCCACAAGACCTCGGTGGAGGCGCTGTTCGACGCGGCGCTGGCCCGCAACATGCGGCTGATCGCCGGCAAGGTGCTGATGGACCGCAATGCGCCGCCGGCGCTCTGCGACACCGTCGAGACCGGCCGCGCCGACACCGAGGCCCTGATCCGCGCCTGGCGGGGCCGCGGCCGGCTCGGCTATGCGGTGACCCCGCGCTTCGCCGTCACCTCCTCCGAGGCCCAGCTGGCCATGGCCGGCGAGGTCGCCGCCGCCCACCCCGACGTGCTGGTCCACACCCACATGTCGGAGAACCTCGACGAGGTCGCCCGCGTCGGCGAGCTGTTCCCCGGCCACCGCGACTACCTCGACGTCTACCAGCGCTTCGGCCTGCTCACCGACCGCTCGGTGTTCGCCCACTGCGTCCACACCAGCGAGGACGCCCTGCGCCGGATGGTCGGCGCGGGCGCGGCGGCGGCCTTCTGCCCGTCCTCCAACCTGCTGCTCGGCAGCGGCCTCTTCAGCCTGCGGCAGGCCTGCGCCTGCGGGGTCACCGTGGGGCTGGGCACTGACGTTGGTGCGGGCTCCAGCTTCTCGCTGCTGCACATGATGGGCGAGGCCTACAAGGTCGGCCAGCTGCGGGGCGAGGGCCTGGATCCCCTGCACGCCTTCTATCTCGCCACCCTGGCCGGGGCGCGGGCCCTGAAGCTCGACGACAAGGTCGGCAACCTGGCGCCCGGCAAGGAGGCCGACTTCCTGGTCCTCGACCTCGCCGCCACGCCCTTGCTGGCCCGGCGGATGGCGGCGGCGAAGACGCTGGCCGACAAGCTGTTCGTGCTGAGCATCCTGGCCGACGACCGGGTGGTGGAACGCGCCTACCTGGCCGGCGCCCTGGCCCACGCCCGCGACGGCGATCTCAGGCGCTGA
- a CDS encoding anthranilate synthase component I family protein has protein sequence MTTTPPADEGSAPAVPPSWVEVCILPLAWVEPLAVAARHGETPFAALLHSGAGRWCYFLQAPDAILELADDEREVGGLLAELLGSPATGRPDGPPFQGGVLGLAAYELSARWEPRLRGPRQAGWPDLTLARYPALLAFDRLNRQALAIGRGDSPDAARQRASQALDWAAGDLSPRGLPAPAKVGVEVTPRAQHRAAIREVVGSIHAGELFQANLARRWTGRLAPDDTPLNVFLELARTSPAPYAAYWRLRDRALVSNSPERFLSVHAEADGLWAETMPIKGTRPRSSDPAMDAALGRELLASVKDRAENLMIVDLMRNDLSRVCVPGTVAVPKLWALESFANVHHLVSTVRGRLAAGRTAWDAFLAAFPPGSVTGAPKLQAMSVIAAHEPPRGAYCGSLFWAGFDGALESSVLIRSIAFASGPEGWAFEARAGGGIVADSDPDAEVRETEDKIAAILSVLGETSGER, from the coding sequence GTGACGACCACGCCTCCAGCCGATGAGGGGTCCGCGCCTGCGGTTCCGCCGTCGTGGGTGGAGGTCTGCATCCTGCCGCTGGCCTGGGTCGAGCCGCTGGCGGTGGCCGCGCGCCACGGCGAGACGCCGTTTGCGGCGCTGCTGCATTCCGGCGCCGGGCGCTGGTGCTATTTCCTGCAAGCGCCCGACGCCATCCTCGAACTCGCCGACGACGAGCGCGAGGTCGGGGGCCTGCTGGCGGAGCTGCTGGGATCGCCGGCCACTGGCCGGCCTGACGGACCGCCGTTCCAGGGCGGGGTGCTGGGCCTTGCCGCCTATGAGCTGTCGGCGCGCTGGGAGCCGCGGCTTCGCGGGCCCCGGCAGGCCGGCTGGCCGGACCTGACGCTGGCGCGCTACCCGGCGCTGCTGGCCTTCGACCGGCTCAACCGGCAGGCGCTGGCGATCGGCCGGGGGGATAGTCCTGACGCGGCGCGCCAACGGGCGAGCCAGGCCCTCGACTGGGCGGCGGGCGACCTCTCGCCCCGCGGCCTGCCGGCTCCGGCCAAGGTGGGCGTCGAGGTCACCCCACGCGCGCAGCACCGGGCGGCGATCCGGGAGGTCGTCGGGAGCATCCATGCCGGCGAGCTCTTCCAGGCCAACCTGGCGCGGCGCTGGACCGGCCGGCTGGCGCCGGACGACACGCCGCTGAACGTCTTCCTCGAACTGGCGCGGACCAGTCCCGCGCCCTATGCCGCCTACTGGCGGCTGCGGGATCGCGCCCTGGTCTCCAACTCGCCCGAGCGGTTCCTGTCCGTGCACGCCGAGGCGGACGGTCTGTGGGCCGAGACCATGCCGATCAAGGGCACGCGGCCGCGCTCCAGCGACCCGGCGATGGACGCCGCCCTGGGACGGGAGCTGTTGGCCTCGGTCAAGGACCGGGCCGAGAACCTGATGATCGTCGACCTGATGCGCAACGACCTGTCCCGCGTCTGCGTCCCCGGCACGGTGGCGGTTCCGAAGCTCTGGGCGCTGGAGAGCTTCGCCAACGTGCACCACCTGGTCTCCACGGTCCGCGGGCGGCTGGCGGCGGGCCGCACGGCCTGGGACGCCTTCCTGGCGGCTTTCCCGCCGGGTTCGGTCACTGGCGCGCCGAAGCTGCAGGCGATGTCGGTGATCGCCGCCCACGAGCCGCCGCGCGGCGCCTATTGCGGCAGCCTGTTCTGGGCCGGGTTCGACGGGGCCCTGGAATCCAGCGTGCTGATCCGCAGCATCGCATTTGCCTCGGGGCCCGAGGGCTGGGCCTTCGAGGCGCGGGCCGGGGGCGGCATCGTCGCCGACAGCGATCCGGACGCCGAGGTGCGGGAGACGGAAGACAAGATCGCCGCCATCCTTTCGGTGCTGGGGGAGACCTCCGGTGAGCGATGA